From a single Maledivibacter sp. genomic region:
- a CDS encoding methyl-accepting chemotaxis protein gives MLKNLKLRKKIILLFIVTGLIPVIIMGFVSMNASKNNIRKEIFKGNNLFLKSTASQLNAYFDERTGDGRVLASSKNIYNIINTYSESGKESEVWKESYNDLHTFLATVKESYNYETIFLTNENGKIIFSTDKSNEGIDLSERDYIQETLNNKQNWSQLFYSENIKTNVIVLSTPVFKNGSSGKLIGTLNFVITQHIIDDIVHDGVEILAKIGDAYLVKSDGTLLTNTKLGDFTEDAALRQKIETKSVSMLSKAIEDRDFQYSNTDEYKNYLNNKVLGSVGVIQFGRDAVGLVIEVDSAEVFEDANFLQKSLIISILVIILLGILLVVYLSDLITKPLIKTNDMLKDIAKGEGDLTKALAVNSNDELGILAKWFNLFISKIRDVVIQVISNADVLAESSEQLALAMEQSNKGMEEIAREITVISDGLQNSASVIEEATASTQEIASGSMIISEEAENVFEKSEETLKAAEFGGDKLSEVVSAIDRVKQSSDNMYSVIKNLNDSSVQIGDIVAMITNISEQINLLALNAAIEAARAGEHGRGFAVVADEVRKLAEESKDSAHKITQLINDIKSQAETADKSVKEEYEIVEMSVKKAKDTNLQFKRILELMEQITSRIKNISDSSRKQSEITKDMTKAMEEISVTTQNNANASQQISAGIEEQVSTFEEIGASAEELNNMANNLKEETDKFKTK, from the coding sequence ATGTTGAAAAATTTGAAGTTACGTAAAAAAATTATTTTACTATTTATTGTAACAGGTCTTATTCCAGTCATAATCATGGGTTTTGTATCAATGAATGCATCAAAGAATAACATACGAAAGGAAATTTTTAAGGGAAATAATCTCTTTCTCAAGTCAACAGCTTCACAGCTTAATGCTTATTTTGACGAAAGAACAGGTGATGGAAGGGTACTAGCTTCATCAAAAAATATTTACAATATAATTAATACATATTCAGAGTCTGGAAAGGAATCAGAAGTCTGGAAGGAATCATATAATGATTTGCACACATTTTTAGCAACGGTAAAGGAATCATACAATTATGAGACTATATTTTTAACAAATGAAAATGGGAAGATTATCTTTTCCACTGATAAGTCCAATGAAGGAATTGATCTTTCAGAGAGAGATTATATTCAAGAAACATTGAATAATAAGCAGAATTGGTCACAACTATTTTATTCCGAAAACATCAAAACAAATGTTATTGTATTGTCTACTCCAGTATTTAAAAATGGGTCATCAGGAAAGCTTATAGGAACATTGAACTTCGTAATTACACAGCATATCATAGATGACATAGTTCATGATGGAGTTGAAATATTAGCAAAGATTGGAGATGCTTATCTAGTTAAAAGTGATGGTACTTTACTTACAAATACAAAGCTTGGAGATTTTACTGAAGATGCGGCTCTTAGGCAAAAAATAGAAACAAAAAGTGTATCTATGCTTTCTAAAGCCATTGAGGATAGAGATTTTCAATATTCTAATACCGATGAGTACAAGAATTATTTGAACAACAAAGTATTAGGTTCTGTTGGGGTAATCCAATTCGGAAGGGATGCAGTAGGACTGGTTATAGAAGTGGATAGTGCCGAAGTATTTGAGGATGCAAATTTTCTTCAAAAATCTTTAATTATTAGTATATTAGTTATTATTCTACTAGGTATACTACTGGTAGTATATCTCTCAGATTTAATTACAAAGCCTTTGATTAAAACCAATGATATGTTAAAGGATATAGCAAAGGGTGAAGGTGATCTAACTAAAGCCCTAGCGGTTAACTCTAATGATGAATTAGGAATACTTGCAAAGTGGTTTAATTTATTTATATCCAAAATAAGGGATGTAGTAATCCAGGTTATAAGTAATGCAGATGTATTGGCTGAGTCCTCTGAACAATTGGCCCTGGCAATGGAACAGTCAAACAAGGGTATGGAGGAAATTGCTAGAGAAATAACTGTTATATCAGATGGATTACAAAATAGTGCCAGTGTTATAGAAGAAGCAACGGCTAGTACTCAAGAGATTGCCAGCGGTTCTATGATAATCTCAGAGGAAGCAGAGAATGTTTTTGAAAAAAGTGAAGAGACTCTAAAGGCTGCAGAATTTGGTGGAGATAAATTAAGTGAGGTTGTTTCGGCAATAGATAGGGTTAAGCAATCCTCTGACAATATGTATTCTGTTATTAAAAATCTGAATGATTCATCTGTTCAAATAGGTGACATAGTAGCAATGATTACTAATATTTCAGAGCAAATAAACCTATTGGCCTTAAATGCGGCTATTGAGGCAGCAAGGGCGGGAGAACACGGAAGAGGCTTTGCCGTTGTTGCAGATGAAGTAAGAAAGCTAGCAGAAGAAAGTAAGGACTCAGCGCATAAGATCACTCAATTGATTAATGATATTAAAAGTCAGGCGGAAACTGCTGACAAATCAGTAAAAGAAGAGTATGAGATAGTAGAAATGAGCGTGAAAAAAGCAAAGGATACAAACCTACAATTTAAGAGGATTTTAGAATTGATGGAACAAATAACATCCAGAATAAAAAATATATCGGATTCATCGAGAAAGCAATCAGAAATTACTAAGGATATGACTAAAGCTATGGAGGAAATTTCTGTTACAACTCAAAATAATGCAAATGCTTCCCAGCAGATTAGTGCAGGTATAGAAGAACAAGTAAGTACCTTTGAGGAAATAGGTGCCAGTGCTGAAGAACTCAATAATATGGCAAATAACTTAAAAGAAGAGACAGATAAATTCAAAACAAAATAA
- a CDS encoding DUF554 domain-containing protein: protein MLGTIVNVFAIIMGSTVGLIFRGGIPEKYNKTVLQSISLAVILIGIMNALKTENMLLLIFSLAIGSILGEFLRIEDRLEGLGKIIEHKIEKIEVFAKVKLKFLEKPFGRLFSNTSDSISKGFVNASLIYCVGSMAIIGALESGLTNNHQTLFAKSILDGISSIAFTSSLGIGVLFSAIPVFLYQGFITITASFMKPFLVDFVITEMSAVGGLLIFGLGLNMLEIKKIKVGNMLPAIFIPLLFYILKSMYLGL from the coding sequence GTGCTAGGTACTATAGTCAATGTTTTTGCAATAATAATGGGAAGTACAGTAGGGCTTATATTTAGAGGGGGTATTCCTGAGAAATATAATAAAACAGTGCTGCAATCAATAAGTCTAGCTGTTATTCTAATAGGTATAATGAATGCTTTAAAAACTGAAAATATGCTGCTTTTAATTTTTAGTCTTGCAATAGGCAGTATACTGGGAGAATTTTTAAGAATAGAGGATAGACTTGAAGGCCTTGGAAAAATAATCGAGCATAAAATCGAAAAAATAGAGGTTTTTGCCAAAGTTAAATTGAAATTTTTAGAAAAACCCTTTGGAAGATTATTTTCCAATACTAGTGATAGTATATCTAAAGGATTTGTTAATGCCAGTTTAATCTATTGTGTAGGTTCTATGGCCATTATAGGTGCTTTAGAAAGCGGACTTACTAATAATCACCAGACCCTTTTTGCAAAATCCATATTAGATGGAATTTCTTCTATAGCTTTTACATCTTCACTAGGAATAGGGGTATTATTTTCTGCTATACCGGTGTTTTTATATCAAGGATTTATAACTATTACGGCGTCATTTATGAAACCCTTCTTAGTGGATTTTGTGATAACGGAAATGTCAGCAGTTGGTGGATTATTAATATTTGGACTTGGACTTAACATGCTGGAAATAAAAAAAATAAAGGTAGGAAATATGCTGCCCGCAATCTTCATTCCACTATTGTTTTATATATTAAAATCAATGTATCTTGGTTTATAA
- a CDS encoding DMT family transporter, with product MMYKSFAVLSGILVALMVTCNGTLSSYLGDYPALTFIHALGFITVIVVLILRKERVPDLKGIPIYLFTGGAIGVFMIFSNNVCFTYLGVSLTVALGLLGQLIASCFIDHFGLFGMKISKFHKEKIIGFIVILVGIVFMIIY from the coding sequence ATGATGTATAAATCGTTTGCAGTTTTATCAGGAATATTAGTGGCTTTAATGGTAACTTGTAATGGTACTTTATCAAGTTACTTAGGGGACTATCCAGCGTTAACATTTATTCATGCACTGGGGTTTATAACAGTTATAGTTGTTTTAATCCTAAGAAAAGAAAGGGTTCCCGATCTAAAGGGCATACCTATTTACTTATTTACTGGGGGTGCTATAGGAGTATTTATGATATTCTCAAATAATGTTTGTTTTACTTATCTGGGAGTATCACTTACGGTAGCATTAGGTCTTTTGGGTCAATTAATCGCTTCTTGCTTTATAGATCATTTTGGCTTATTTGGCATGAAAATCAGTAAATTTCATAAAGAAAAAATAATTGGATTTATAGTAATATTAGTCGGTATAGTTTTTATGATTATATATTAG
- a CDS encoding DMT family transporter produces MTYIILAFLTGCAVILSLVINSKLAEKIGIFQGSLVNYTVGLLFSTLVLIFNYRHINMAIELFIDIPFWVYLGGFIGVIVLSINNIVIPKIPTIYSTLLLFIGQLSMGMLIDFVIGNTISMGKIAGGLLILSGMLYNFYVDKKASDNIIIDE; encoded by the coding sequence TTGACCTATATAATATTGGCATTTTTAACAGGCTGTGCAGTAATCCTATCCTTGGTAATAAATTCAAAGCTGGCTGAAAAGATAGGTATATTTCAAGGATCATTAGTTAATTATACTGTGGGACTTCTATTTAGTACTTTAGTTTTAATATTTAATTATAGGCATATAAACATGGCAATTGAACTTTTTATAGATATACCTTTTTGGGTCTATTTAGGTGGATTTATTGGTGTGATAGTTTTATCAATTAATAATATAGTAATACCTAAAATCCCTACTATATATTCAACCCTACTTCTTTTTATTGGTCAGCTTTCAATGGGAATGTTAATTGACTTTGTCATAGGCAATACTATCTCAATGGGTAAAATAGCTGGTGGACTACTCATATTAAGTGGTATGCTATATAATTTCTATGTTGATAAGAAAGCCTCTGATAATATAATTATTGATGAATAG
- a CDS encoding aldehyde dehydrogenase codes for MEPSINERVSEMLREHRDFFRTEKTKDINFRLKQLEILRDSIKENERQLIEALHSDLNKSEYEAYSSEIGFCLDSIRYIIKHLRSWARTKKVRTPYFHVGTKSYIYSEPYGTVLIIGPFNYPFQLLIEPLIGAMAAGNCVVLKPSQYTPQVSGLITKMIKENFSQNYIRIVEGGREITSALINKPFDYIFFTGSVNVGKIVMEAAGKNLVPVTLELGGKSPTIVDREANLKAAAQRIAWGKFLNAGQTCVAPDYILAHRDIKEKLISEFKSILKNFYGDDPLHSNDYGRIVNKKQFQRLVQLIDGKKVAVGGRYDEEKLYIEPTILDKVQWDDIIMEDEIFGPILPIIEYESLDDIIKTINDRPKPLALYVFSENSDVAKRVIDEVSFGGGCINDTISHLASPYLPFGGVGTSGIGSYHGKGSFETFSHKKSIMKKTTKFSLAMLYPPYDKRKVNLLRKIFK; via the coding sequence ATGGAGCCTTCTATTAATGAAAGAGTCAGTGAAATGTTAAGGGAGCATAGGGATTTTTTTAGAACGGAGAAAACCAAGGATATAAACTTTAGACTAAAACAGCTTGAGATTTTAAGAGATTCAATCAAGGAAAATGAACGACAGTTGATTGAAGCTCTTCATAGTGATTTAAATAAATCAGAATATGAGGCATATTCATCGGAAATTGGTTTTTGTCTCGATAGCATTCGTTATATTATAAAACATTTAAGGTCTTGGGCAAGGACAAAAAAAGTAAGAACCCCCTATTTTCATGTAGGGACAAAGAGTTATATATATTCTGAGCCCTATGGAACTGTATTGATAATAGGGCCATTTAATTATCCATTCCAATTACTTATAGAGCCCCTCATAGGAGCTATGGCAGCAGGGAATTGTGTGGTTTTAAAGCCCTCTCAATATACTCCTCAGGTATCTGGATTAATAACTAAAATGATCAAGGAAAATTTTTCCCAGAACTATATAAGAATCGTGGAAGGTGGAAGGGAGATTACTTCGGCTTTAATCAATAAGCCCTTTGACTACATCTTCTTTACCGGTAGTGTTAATGTTGGTAAGATAGTAATGGAAGCAGCTGGTAAGAATCTAGTGCCAGTAACCCTTGAATTAGGGGGGAAAAGTCCCACTATAGTTGATAGGGAAGCAAATCTAAAGGCCGCCGCACAAAGAATTGCTTGGGGTAAGTTTTTAAATGCAGGGCAAACCTGTGTGGCGCCAGATTACATACTCGCCCACAGGGATATAAAGGAAAAGCTAATTAGTGAATTTAAAAGTATATTAAAGAATTTTTATGGGGATGATCCACTTCACAGTAATGATTACGGAAGAATAGTGAATAAAAAACAATTTCAAAGATTAGTACAGCTCATAGATGGAAAGAAGGTAGCAGTAGGAGGTAGATATGATGAAGAAAAGCTATATATTGAGCCTACTATTTTAGATAAGGTACAGTGGGATGACATTATTATGGAGGATGAGATCTTTGGACCGATTTTACCAATAATAGAATATGAAAGCCTAGATGATATAATAAAAACTATAAATGATCGTCCAAAGCCATTAGCCCTATATGTATTTTCTGAAAATAGTGATGTGGCTAAAAGGGTTATTGATGAGGTTTCCTTTGGTGGAGGATGTATAAATGATACCATATCCCATTTAGCATCTCCATATTTGCCCTTTGGTGGGGTAGGAACATCAGGCATAGGCAGCTATCATGGCAAAGGTAGCTTTGAAACATTTTCCCATAAAAAAAGTATCATGAAAAAGACCACGAAATTTAGTCTCGCCATGCTATACCCTCCCTATGATAAAAGAAAGGTCAATCTTTTGAGAAAGATATTTAAATAG
- a CDS encoding M55 family metallopeptidase, whose product MKVYISADIEGITGVTTWSETEKGNGDYNPFVKQMEKEVCAACRGAVNAGAEEIWVKDAHDSGRNIDPAILPRNVKLIRGWSGHPFSMVQELDESFDALIFVGYHSCGGSKHNPLSHTMNCENVNYIKINDRYASEFLLHAYAAATVNVPVVFVSGDEGLCDEISEVNEKISTLAVKKGIGNSTISINTDLANELTEKKVKEALMGKLDLCNIKLPDSFKVEISYANHIRAYKASFYPGMKQISPTNVLFETNDYFEVLRMISFVV is encoded by the coding sequence ATGAAGGTATATATCAGTGCTGATATAGAGGGCATAACAGGGGTTACTACCTGGAGTGAAACGGAAAAGGGTAATGGTGATTACAATCCTTTTGTGAAGCAGATGGAGAAGGAAGTTTGCGCCGCATGTAGGGGTGCAGTGAATGCTGGTGCAGAGGAAATCTGGGTCAAGGATGCCCATGATAGCGGGAGAAACATTGATCCAGCTATTCTTCCAAGGAACGTAAAATTAATTAGGGGTTGGAGTGGTCATCCATTTTCCATGGTACAGGAGCTAGATGAATCCTTTGATGCCCTTATTTTTGTTGGCTATCATTCCTGTGGAGGTTCTAAACACAATCCATTATCCCATACAATGAACTGTGAAAATGTTAATTACATAAAGATAAACGATAGATACGCCAGCGAATTTTTACTTCACGCCTATGCGGCTGCAACGGTTAATGTTCCTGTAGTATTTGTAAGCGGAGATGAAGGCCTTTGTGATGAAATAAGTGAAGTAAATGAAAAGATAAGTACCCTTGCAGTTAAAAAGGGTATAGGTAACTCTACCATTAGTATCAATACCGACTTAGCTAATGAACTTACGGAGAAGAAAGTAAAAGAGGCATTAATGGGGAAGTTAGATTTATGTAATATAAAGCTTCCAGATAGCTTCAAGGTTGAGATTTCATACGCAAACCATATTAGGGCATATAAAGCTTCCTTTTATCCTGGAATGAAGCAGATATCACCTACAAATGTGTTATTTGAGACAAATGACTATTTTGAAGTTTTACGAATGATATCATTTGTGGTTTAA
- a CDS encoding TIGR03905 family TSCPD domain-containing protein: protein MNSYIPQGVCSKKITFTVENDLVKNVVFYSGCPGNLKGIGQLIEGMNIHEVIKKLRGITCGFKSTSCPDQLSKALDEYISNK from the coding sequence ATGAATTCATACATTCCACAAGGAGTTTGTTCAAAAAAAATTACTTTTACCGTTGAAAATGATTTAGTAAAGAATGTAGTATTTTATTCGGGATGCCCAGGAAATCTTAAGGGAATCGGTCAGTTAATTGAAGGAATGAATATCCATGAAGTAATCAAAAAACTTCGTGGTATAACGTGTGGGTTTAAGTCTACATCTTGCCCTGATCAGTTGTCTAAGGCATTGGATGAGTATATTAGTAATAAATAA
- a CDS encoding divergent polysaccharide deacetylase family protein, which translates to MWIIITRKKLFKLLLIILSIFFLLIMFQIFFNKASSIKTDLNSKGYIVLIIDDFGNHGDGTDEMMDLNIPITAAVMPFMPYSSSDAEAAYNANLEVIMHLAMEPNVGKKEWLGPRGITCDLSNEEVKSIVYDGLKEIKYATGINNHMGSKATQDKRIMKAILEVAKDKNLFFVDSKTSPKSVISETAEILEVPCLTRDVFLDGTKDTAHIRKQILKLGDIALKRGYAIGIGHVGVEGGKATAQAIKSAYPLLSEKGIGFITVKQLIAILNK; encoded by the coding sequence ATGTGGATAATTATTACTAGGAAGAAATTGTTTAAACTTTTATTAATAATATTGTCCATCTTTTTTTTACTAATTATGTTTCAAATATTCTTTAATAAGGCCTCAAGCATCAAAACCGATTTAAATTCTAAAGGCTATATAGTATTAATAATCGATGATTTTGGCAATCATGGAGACGGCACAGATGAAATGATGGATTTAAATATTCCTATTACCGCGGCGGTAATGCCATTTATGCCCTATAGCTCATCGGATGCCGAGGCTGCATATAATGCCAATCTAGAAGTCATCATGCATCTTGCCATGGAACCCAATGTTGGAAAAAAAGAATGGCTGGGACCAAGGGGAATTACCTGTGATCTATCTAATGAAGAAGTAAAATCCATCGTATATGATGGGCTAAAGGAAATAAAATATGCAACGGGTATAAATAATCATATGGGTTCTAAGGCCACACAAGATAAAAGAATAATGAAAGCTATATTAGAAGTAGCAAAGGATAAAAATTTATTTTTTGTGGATAGCAAAACTTCACCTAAGTCAGTGATCTCCGAAACAGCTGAGATCCTAGAGGTTCCATGCCTTACCAGAGATGTGTTCTTAGATGGCACTAAGGATACTGCCCATATTAGAAAACAGATACTAAAGCTAGGTGATATAGCTTTAAAAAGAGGATATGCCATAGGAATTGGCCATGTGGGAGTTGAAGGTGGAAAAGCCACTGCCCAGGCCATCAAGTCAGCTTACCCATTACTATCGGAGAAAGGTATAGGTTTTATTACTGTAAAACAGCTAATAGCAATATTAAATAAATAA
- a CDS encoding helix-turn-helix domain-containing protein: protein MLNGKKIREIRRTLGYTARDVEILTKDTKYGASISKSYLEELERGDKKNPSFQKIEVLANVLCCKLDDLVLRAEA, encoded by the coding sequence ATGTTAAATGGTAAGAAAATCAGAGAAATTAGAAGAACCTTAGGGTATACTGCTCGGGATGTAGAGATTCTTACAAAGGACACCAAATATGGAGCCTCAATTTCAAAATCATATCTAGAGGAGTTAGAAAGAGGTGACAAGAAAAATCCAAGCTTTCAAAAGATAGAAGTCTTAGCAAATGTATTATGCTGTAAACTAGATGATTTAGTGTTAAGGGCGGAAGCTTAA
- a CDS encoding 1-acyl-sn-glycerol-3-phosphate acyltransferase, with product MVRTIMWIIYFIYRILVITPYLITLKSLDKQDRIDERDELAYDISRKWGYNLIKASGSKIKVIGQENIPKDQAVLFVSNHQSYLDIPVLLGYIDKPKSFIAKAELSKYPLFSTWMKAMRCIFIDRSDVRQSLRAIKEGIKLLKNGYSLVIFPEGTRSKDGNLMEFKQGSLKLATKSGVPIMPVTINGTKDIMTRGTLFIKPTDVEIIISKPIFMDEETAKDSKALNERVRNIISENLNTTP from the coding sequence ATGGTTAGAACGATTATGTGGATTATCTATTTTATTTATCGAATACTGGTTATAACGCCATATTTGATAACTCTCAAGTCCCTTGATAAACAAGATAGAATAGATGAGAGGGATGAGCTTGCTTATGATATATCTAGAAAGTGGGGCTATAATTTAATTAAAGCAAGTGGCTCTAAAATAAAAGTTATAGGACAAGAAAACATACCAAAGGATCAAGCAGTACTTTTTGTTAGTAATCATCAAAGCTATTTGGATATACCTGTATTACTTGGATATATTGATAAGCCAAAATCATTTATAGCTAAGGCAGAACTAAGCAAATATCCTTTATTTAGTACATGGATGAAGGCTATGAGATGCATCTTTATTGATAGAAGCGATGTTAGACAATCATTGAGGGCCATAAAAGAGGGTATAAAGCTTTTGAAGAACGGATATTCCTTAGTAATTTTTCCAGAGGGAACTAGAAGTAAGGATGGTAACCTAATGGAATTTAAGCAAGGCAGTTTGAAATTAGCAACTAAATCTGGAGTTCCCATAATGCCAGTTACCATTAATGGAACTAAGGACATAATGACAAGGGGAACACTATTCATTAAACCTACTGATGTTGAAATCATAATTTCAAAGCCAATATTTATGGATGAAGAAACAGCCAAGGATTCCAAGGCTTTAAATGAAAGGGTAAGAAATATTATAAGTGAAAATTTGAACACTACTCCATAA